The proteins below come from a single Psychrobacter sp. FDAARGOS_221 genomic window:
- the tolR gene encoding protein TolR, whose product MRTSPFSRHKKQLNASMNVVPYIDVMLVLLVIFMVTTPMLTTGINVDLPKAQTENIGTGSQMPVIVSLMNNGEIFVSYENNIDMPVSEAELIDTLIRLQSQAPDDAVKVMINADQNNQYGMIMQLMANLQQAGVEKVGLLTGQPLDTATP is encoded by the coding sequence ATGAGAACTAGCCCTTTTTCACGCCACAAAAAACAGCTTAATGCCAGTATGAACGTCGTGCCCTACATTGACGTCATGTTGGTATTGCTGGTTATCTTTATGGTTACCACGCCGATGTTGACCACTGGTATCAATGTCGATCTGCCAAAAGCTCAGACAGAGAATATTGGCACCGGGTCACAAATGCCGGTCATTGTTTCTTTGATGAATAATGGCGAGATTTTTGTCAGTTATGAGAACAATATCGATATGCCTGTCTCTGAGGCTGAGCTGATTGATACCTTAATACGACTTCAAAGCCAAGCGCCAGATGATGCAGTCAAAGTGATGATCAATGCCGATCAAAACAATCAATACGGTATGATTATGCAGCTGATGGCCAATCTACAACAAGCAGGGGTCGAAAAAGTGGGACTGCTCACCGGTCAACCGCTTGATACTGCGACACCTTAA